In a single window of the Salvelinus namaycush isolate Seneca chromosome 18, SaNama_1.0, whole genome shotgun sequence genome:
- the zgc:65851 gene encoding low molecular weight neuronal intermediate filament, translated as MSYSGDVYSSSSYRKIFGEAPRNSGRMTVGSSPSRLSSGFRSSSAHRNYGSPSMLTSSGYRKVGAGRNFHSSMSDSMDLNQSTAVTNEMKIIRTNEKEQLQGLNDRFVSFIEKVHNLEQQNKVLEAEVTMLRQRHTEPSRLHDLYEQEIRELRARVEELTHEKSQMHLDCVQMNETLDRVKQKLDEETRLREEAEGTLISYRKDVDDATMSRLELEKKVESLLDEIAFLRKVHEEELQELQASLQASQVSVEMDMREGKPDLAVALKDIRAQYEVLSAKNQNQAEEWYRSKFASVNEAAARNQDQVKHSREELNEYRRQVQARTLEIEALRGHNEALERQMAEMEDRHSNEMGEMQETIQQLESALRSTKGEMSRHLREYQDLLNVKMALDIEIAAYRKLLEGEECRLSTVGGNILQSGYSGFSYSSGRSYALGSSAPYRMRGAKPEEPEEEEDEEEKEEEEEENGEEGEEGDENAEENGNGDEEEDEEEEEEDQKKKDEKNGKDEKDEKKGEKGSAPSKSTKS; from the exons ATGAGCTACTCCGGCGATGTCTACTCCAGCAGTTCCTATCGGAAGATCTTCGGGGAAGCGCCCCGGAACTCCGGCCGCATGACCGTAGGCAGCAGCCCCTCTCGCCTGTCCAGCGGATTCCGCTCCAGCAGTGCACACCGCAACTATGGCTCCCCATCCATGCTCACATCCTCCGGCTACCGCAAGGTGGGCGCCGGGCGCAACTTCCACTCCTCCATGTCCGACTCTATGGACCTGAACCAGTCCACGGCCGTCACCAACGAGATGAAAATCATCCGCACCAACGAGAAGGAGCAGCTCCAGGGCCTGAACGACCGCTTCGTCTCCTTCATCGAGAAGGTCCACAACTTGGAACAGCAGAACAAGGTGCTGGAAGCCGAGGTGACCATGCTGCGCCAGCGCCACACTGAGCCCTCCAGACTGCACGACCTGTACGAGCAAGAGATCCGCGAGCTGAGGGCCCGCGTCGAGGAACTGACGCACGAGAAGAGCCAGATGCACCTGGACTGCGTGCAGATGAACGAGACGCTGGACCGCGTTAAGCAGAAGCTGGACGAGGAGACGAGGCTCCGCGAGGAGGCGGAGGGCACCCTGATAAGCTACCGCAAGGACGTGGATGATGCCACGATGTCCCGGCTCGAGCTGGAGAAGAAAGTCGAGTCGCTGCTGGATGAGATCGCCTTCCTCAGGAAAGTGCACGAGGAGGAGCTGCAGGAGCTGCAGGCTTCCCTGCAAGCCTCACAG GTGTCAGTGGAGATGGACATGAGGGAGGGTAAACCCGACCTGGCCGTGGCCCTGAAGGACATCCGTGCCCAGTACGAGGTCCTGTCAGCCAAGAACCAGAACCAGGCGGAGGAGTGGTACCGCTCCAAGTTTGCCAGTGTGAATGAGGCGGCCGCCCGCAACCAGGATCAGGTTAAGCATAGCAGGGAGGAGCTAAATGAGTACCGCAGGCAGGTGCAGGCCCGTACCCTGGAGATCGAGGCCCTCAGGGGCCACAATGAGGCCCTGGAGAGGCAGATGGCTGAGATGGAAGACCGCCACAGCAACGAGATGGGAGAGATGCAG GAGACCATCCAGCAGCTTGAGTCTGCTCTCCGAAGCACCAAGGGTGAGATGTCCCGTCATTTGCGTGAGTACCAGGACCTGTTGAACGTCAAAATGGCCCTGGACATTGAGATCGCTGCTTACAG GAAGCTGCTGGAAGGTGAAGAGTGCCGTCTGAGTACAGTGGGCGGAAATATCCTGCAGTCAGGCTACTCTGGCTTCTCCTATTCGTCCGGCCGCTCCTACGCCCTGGGTTCCTCCGCCCCCTACAGGATGAGGGGAGCCAAGCCTGAGgaaccagaggaggaggaggatgaggaagagaaggaggaagaggaagaggagaatggggaggaaggagaggagggagatgagaatGCAGAGGAGAATGGAAACGGtgatgaggaggaagatgaggaagaggaggaggaagatcagAAGAAGAAAGATGAGAAGAATGGCAAGGATGAGAAGGAtgagaagaagggagagaagggaagtgCTCCCAGCAAGAGCACCAAGAGCTAA